One stretch of Carassius carassius chromosome 18, fCarCar2.1, whole genome shotgun sequence DNA includes these proteins:
- the LOC132091719 gene encoding sushi domain-containing protein 6-like: protein MDVSTSEYSCWPRIQAADWQQLLLRLLVCTTEAPVKLDGYRIITCTVSGHWSSDPPRCIKNDVCQPPSEPENGGYNCHPPPCHRLTQGTVIEYFCDEGYILKGGYQFRTCDNGEWKSPMQISCHPVQGEEQQSQLLMPALPIVASTASSVAFILLLVVLFVLLQPKLKSFHHSRSREQVVSEQPTFIIDGVQVSLPSYEEAVYGAGGSSVPPPESRVQIVLSEGPQAEPLEQAQASYSFPSTSTAVSSCHAETELVHQVPSASSPSSSSSPSWAAEQPGAAAPLHRSDQHSLLSVTSAEDYGDDIPLLKEA from the exons ATGGACGTCAGCACCTCTGAGTACAGCTGCTGGCCAAGGATCCAAGCGGCTGACTGGCAGCAGCTTTTGCTCCGACTGCTTGTGTGCACCACAGAGGCTCCA gttaagtTGGATGGCTACAGAATCATAACATGTACCGTCTCAGGCCACTGGTCCTCTGACCCACCTCGCTGCATCAAAAATGATG TTTGTCAACCACCGAGTGAGCCAGAGAACGGAGGATATAACTGCCACCCCCCACCGTGCCACAGACTGACACAGGGTACTGTGATTGAGTACTTCTGTGATGAGGGTTACATTCTGAAAGGAGGGTACCAGTTCCGAACCTGTGACAACGGAGAGTGGAAGTCGCCCATGCAGATCAGTTGTCACCCTGTGCAAG GGGAGGAGCAGCAATCCCAGCTGCTCATGCCAGCTCTGCCTATCGTGGCCTCCACTGCCAGCTCTGTGGCCTTCATCCTGCTGTTGGTGGTGCTGTTTGTTTTGCTTCAGCCCAAACTCAAGTCCTTCCACCACAGCCG CAGCCGGGAGCAGGTTGTGTCAGAACAGCCTACCTTCATTATTGATGGCGTTCAGGTGTCACTGCCCTCCTACGAAGAGGCAGTGTATGGCGCAGGCGGCAGTTCTGTGCCCCCTCCTGAGTCCCGGGTTCAGATCGTGCTGTCGGAGGGCCCTCAGGCTGAACCTCTCGAACAGGCTCAGGCGAGTTACAGTTTTCCCTCCACCTCGACTGCTGTGTCTTCGTGTCACGCAGAGACTGAATTGGTCCACCAGGTGCCCTCTGCCTCCTctccatcctcctcatcctctcccTCCTGGGCTGCTGAGCAGCCTGGTGCCGCTGCACCTCTCCACCGCAGCGATCAGCACAGCTTGCTTTCAGTCACCTCTGCCGAAGATTATGGTGATG ATATTCCATTGCTAAAGGAGGCCTGA